The following are from one region of the Georgenia sp. M64 genome:
- a CDS encoding phage tail protein: MARPDPFRLFRFVVEIDGTEAGGFQSVSGVERQTQVEPYREGGVNDFEHQLALKTTYPPLVLKRGLVDGWLWDWHQEVISGRVQRRTVSVVLLDEAGQEAWRWVCAAAYPARWSGAELDAMSGAVATEAVELVHHGITRQR; encoded by the coding sequence ATGGCCCGCCCCGACCCCTTCCGTCTGTTCCGGTTCGTTGTGGAGATCGACGGCACCGAGGCCGGCGGGTTCCAGTCGGTCTCCGGCGTCGAGCGTCAGACCCAGGTGGAGCCCTACCGCGAGGGCGGCGTCAACGACTTCGAGCACCAGCTGGCGCTGAAGACCACCTACCCCCCGCTCGTCCTCAAGCGCGGGCTGGTGGACGGGTGGCTGTGGGACTGGCACCAGGAGGTCATCTCCGGCCGGGTGCAGCGCCGGACCGTCTCGGTGGTCCTCCTCGACGAGGCGGGTCAGGAGGCCTGGCGGTGGGTGTGCGCCGCGGCGTACCCGGCGCGGTGGTCAGGTGCGGAGCTCGACGCGATGTCCGGGGCGGTGGCGACCGAGGCGGTCGAGCTCGTTCACCACGGGATCACGAGGCAGCGATGA
- a CDS encoding DUF6760 family protein, with protein MRAYPVAQLYEEMAFIAYHFHWPQTELMSLEHAQRRRWCEEISQINRRLDGAPANPFDTL; from the coding sequence GTGAGGGCCTATCCCGTGGCCCAGCTCTACGAGGAGATGGCCTTCATCGCCTACCACTTCCACTGGCCGCAGACCGAGCTGATGTCCCTCGAGCACGCCCAGCGCCGCCGCTGGTGCGAGGAGATCTCCCAGATCAACCGCCGGCTCGACGGCGCACCCGCCAACCCGTTCGACACCCTCTGA